GGTGCAGTCCGTCAGATAGGGTTGGCCGAGTTGCTGCGCCGCTGCCCGGAGGGCCTCAAGCTCAGCGTGACGCGTCATGTCCCCCAGCTCACGGCTGCGGTTGCGTCCCTCACCGATGAGCTGACCTGAACTATCCAGCACCACAGCACCGACCGGGGCCTCCTGGGCCGCGGCGGCTGAATGGGCACACACCAGCGCGGCGGACATCCCCTCCCAAAGGGGGTCAGACCAACTGGTGTGTTGCCGTGCCCCCAGCGCCCAGATGGGCGGGTCCAGCCCAATCCACTGGACCTGTTGTGGCTGCCCTGGATCAGCCAAGACTGGAACCTGACTGCGCCACTGCCTAGGGACGCGCCGCTCAGCCAACACGTCACTCAGCTTGCGGCGTCCACCCGGCTGCCTGATCCAGTCGCCTGCACTGGCTGTTCGCAAAACCCAGGCTGGTGGAGAATCGAAGTTCGGCGCAACCGGTGGCCCCACCTGGCCGGGCAAGATCAGCTGGCTGCCAGTCACGCTGACAGGCTGTGCCCCTGGCAGATCCAGATGAGTCGTCTGTCCTTGTGAAATTGCCTTGGCCAGTTGGTCCAGCTGATCGGCGTGAAAGCGCAGTCCCGCTCCCTTGAGGGTCATCCTCAGCCAGCGTCTTAGGACAGCCCTAGGCTGACCGACCAGGGGGGTATGCGGCTGCAAAGATTCGGCCAGCCCTTGCAACACAGCTTCATCCTCATTGGCCCGACACGCCAGCTTCGCCAAGTGCTGCTCGGCCAGGCCGAATCTTTCGAGCAACAGTGGCATCAGGACCAGCCGCACCCATACGCGGGTCAGGTCCGTATCCTGGTTGGTGGGGTCTTCGCGCCAGGTCTGGCCCAGCGCCTGTAAATAGCCTTCTACTTCAGTTCTGGACACCGCCAAGAGAGGACGTTCCACCTGGCCCCAGCGCTCGGCAATCCCCGTCAGGACGGCTTCACCACGCAGCAGTCGCATGAGGACTGTTTCAGCCTGATCGCGGCGGGTGTGCGCGGTCAGGACATGGCTGATCTTCCGGTCACGGGCCGCCCTGGTCAGAAAGTCATAGCGGAGTCGGCGCGCCGCATCTTCAATGTTCCAACCCCGGCGCCGAGCCACTGCCCGCACATCCACGCGCGCCGTAACGAAGGGCAAGCCCAGCTCCCCGGCCAGAGCGGCCACCCAGCTGGCATCCTCCGCCGAATCGGGCCGCAGTGCGTGGTCGAAATGGGCCACCACCGGAAACGCTCCGACTTCCAGCAAGCCGTGCAGGAGCGCCACACTGTCGGCCCCACCCGATACTCCCACCACGGCTGGCACGCCGCGGTAGGTGTTCAGGGCTTGGACGAGAGCAGCAGACACCGTGCCAGTGTAATGGATCGCCACCAGACGGCCCTGCACCATCAGAATTGTCAAATTTCCCCTATGACAGTCATTCCCTAGGCAGTTACCAGTCATTGGGTCAAATCAGCTGACAAATGCCAATCACCGGAGTATGATGGCGCAAGTCCAGAGCGGCGGCAGGGCGTTTGATCCTTCTCGCCCTCCTGTGGTCCCTGCTATCCTCCGGGCCTGCCGGGCCGCAGCTTTGACCGGCCGTCTTTTTTAGTGCTGAGTCGCTCAACCACTTTTGCTCTCCTTCCCCCCACCGAGGCTCCATGAAGAACAACGAACCTGCCACATCCAATAAGCGCAAATCTACCCCCGCCCCCACACGCCTCGATCAGCTGGACCTTCAGCTGGTGGACGCCCTGCAACGTGATGCCCGCCTGAGCATCCGCGAACTGGGCCGCCGCCTAGGTGTCTCCGCACCTACGGTATCGGACCGCCTCAGCCGCCTAGAAGATGCTGGAGTGATTCGCTCTTACGGCGCAGTGGTCTCTCTGAGTGCCTTGGGCTACGGCGTAGTGGCCTTTGTGGGTGTGTTCGATACCGGCGAGAAATTCAGCGCCCTAGATACCTGGGCCAAGGAGCATCCAGCCGTGCTGGAATGCCACCACGTCACTGGACGTTTCGCTGCCCTGATGAAGATTGCTGTGCCGACCATTGAGGAGCTGAACAGCCTGGTCATGGAGCTGGTAGACATGGGCGTACAGTGCGATACCAGTATCGTGCTGAGCTCACCCGTACCGGACAAGATGGTGACGGTTCAGCCATCGTAATTGGCTGCAAATCATAAACGGGGCGCGGGGAACATGTCATTTTCATTCCCCGCGCCCCGTTCGTTGATAAACCTATTCCAGAGCTACCGACTGGTTGGTTCCCATATCTGCCTGGTTCCCGGTCAGCAGACCTTTGGCCGTCTGGAAAGCCGAAGCCAGCTTGCCACTGCTCTCCCACAACTCGGCGCCGTGCGTTTCCACGCGGACCAGCTGGACGTTGGGGTCATCAATGCCTTCAGGGAAATAAGCCTTGTAAAAGTCGCTCCAGACTTCTTCCAGCTTGGTGCGGTCTTCGACCAGACTGGCACGCCCGGTGATGCTGACATAGTTCTGGCCGTCCGGCTGGCTGTACGCCAGGTTAATCTGCTCACGCTTGGAAATGTCCTGCACCCACTCGGAGTCTTTGCCCCCGATAAACCACAAGTCGCCGTCAAATTCCTGGTCCTGAGTGGTGACAGGGCGGCTGTGCAAGTGGCCCTCGTCGGTCTGGGTCACCAGCATGCAGAATTTGATGCCTCGGATCAGCTCGGCCACCTTCTGGATGGCCTGCTCGCGGGTCAGATCGTTGCTCATAGATTCAGCATGCCAGATTACGCGTACTGCACCGCCAAAGCTCAAGCGTTTATGAGTGCTGGACTATAAAACGGTTCCAGGTGTCGTCAGTCCTAGGCAGCTTCTGCGCTTCGGTCCAGGCCCAGTAGGGAGTGTAGAGGCT
The sequence above is a segment of the Deinococcus radiophilus genome. Coding sequences within it:
- the tilS gene encoding tRNA lysidine(34) synthetase TilS, producing the protein MTILMVQGRLVAIHYTGTVSAALVQALNTYRGVPAVVGVSGGADSVALLHGLLEVGAFPVVAHFDHALRPDSAEDASWVAALAGELGLPFVTARVDVRAVARRRGWNIEDAARRLRYDFLTRAARDRKISHVLTAHTRRDQAETVLMRLLRGEAVLTGIAERWGQVERPLLAVSRTEVEGYLQALGQTWREDPTNQDTDLTRVWVRLVLMPLLLERFGLAEQHLAKLACRANEDEAVLQGLAESLQPHTPLVGQPRAVLRRWLRMTLKGAGLRFHADQLDQLAKAISQGQTTHLDLPGAQPVSVTGSQLILPGQVGPPVAPNFDSPPAWVLRTASAGDWIRQPGGRRKLSDVLAERRVPRQWRSQVPVLADPGQPQQVQWIGLDPPIWALGARQHTSWSDPLWEGMSAALVCAHSAAAAQEAPVGAVVLDSSGQLIGEGRNRSRELGDMTRHAELEALRAAAQQLGQPYLTDCTLVVTLEPCPMCLGAALEARVGRIVYGAANPKAGALGGVSDLLRTHWGHQPEVRAGYRAGECAALLRRTFTEFRRKR
- a CDS encoding Lrp/AsnC family transcriptional regulator, translated to MKNNEPATSNKRKSTPAPTRLDQLDLQLVDALQRDARLSIRELGRRLGVSAPTVSDRLSRLEDAGVIRSYGAVVSLSALGYGVVAFVGVFDTGEKFSALDTWAKEHPAVLECHHVTGRFAALMKIAVPTIEELNSLVMELVDMGVQCDTSIVLSSPVPDKMVTVQPS
- a CDS encoding pyridoxamine 5'-phosphate oxidase family protein produces the protein MSNDLTREQAIQKVAELIRGIKFCMLVTQTDEGHLHSRPVTTQDQEFDGDLWFIGGKDSEWVQDISKREQINLAYSQPDGQNYVSITGRASLVEDRTKLEEVWSDFYKAYFPEGIDDPNVQLVRVETHGAELWESSGKLASAFQTAKGLLTGNQADMGTNQSVALE